A DNA window from Bos mutus isolate GX-2022 chromosome 11, NWIPB_WYAK_1.1, whole genome shotgun sequence contains the following coding sequences:
- the CCDC183 gene encoding coiled-coil domain-containing protein 183, which produces MEDLRGVGRTGRVQCEATTSHPEEDSDTDQGSTPGQRAAGRLVWGNNSGWLGAEGGVTREGREFLGSLGIENLGPCHNGPGFQGQSKQVLRSRLSTERAGGAEGSWRTPRAAMKIRNEAEMEEQIQELKTITRLQEQCRALQIQSVKEKTVKNKATLALLRSNIRRRSQEWALAKKYDQWAISRACGKDVPMRLANSRCTMEVAREKLRKYVFDRVNVHNVLIHLVRRRGRKLESMQLELAGLKSQPEATKEELRLQQVIRQLENNIEKTTIKITTSQNIHFLYMDLLDHLKKKLAGYPTELDKLQNLVTNYCLELSDMTVMSQDAMMITDEVKMNMRQGEATFIEERRARENRLNQQKKLIDKIHTKETSEKYRRGRRDLDFPSNLMGPETLKVRKREASKADVEYQTNVTALVEKVKTAVQCSHLWDIAGRFLAQNGTEEDLELQMEDCEERRAQLEALMKKLEIEEATLKFRQTPSSVSFKSVEKKMNDMLKEEEERLQLAHSKMTKSQKLLLTIQTGIDNLYIRLIGIPLPTGQKEAVPSTTLDMYSKLAYCEGRLLYLADRVQTLAETEEVSTKVRDVLESSTLREKQNTRISFEETEEDVIETFQFADVDHSYVPSRAEIKRQGQRLIEEKLKVAKKKKK; this is translated from the exons ATGGAGGACCTTAGGGGTGTGGGGAGGACGGGGAGGGTGCAGTGTGAAGCCACCACAAGTCACCCTGAAGAAGACAGCGACACTGACCAGGGCAGCACtcctgggcagagagcagcagggagaCTCGTCTGGGGGAACAACTCAGGCTggctgggggcagagggtggggtcaCCAGGGAGGGCCGGGAATTCCTGGGTTCCCTGGGCATTGAGAACCTCGGTCCCTGTCACAATGGGCCAGGATTCCAGGGACAATCTAAACAGGTTCTGCGGAGCAGGCTCAGCACAGAGAGGGCGGGAGGTGCGGAGGGGTCCTGGAGGACCCCCAGGGCCGCCATGAAGATCCGCAATGAGGCAGAGATGGAGGAGCAGATCCAGGAGCTGAAGACCATCACTCGGCTCCAGG aGCAATGTCGGGCGCTGCAGATCCAGTCCGTGAAGGAGAAGACAGTCAAGAACAAGGCCACGCTGGCTCTCCTGCGCAGCAACATCCGCCGCAGGTCCCAGGAGTGGGCTTTGGCCAAGAAG TACGACCAGTGGGCCATCTCCAGGGCCTGTGGGAAGGACGTGCCCATGAGGCTGGCCAACAGCCGCTGCACCATGGAG GTGGCGCGGGAGAAGCTGCGCAAGTATGTTTTCGACCGCGTGAACGTGCACAACGTGCTGATCCACTTGGTGCGGCGGCGCGGGCGGAAGCTGGAGAGTATGCAGCTGGAGCTGGCCGGCCTGAAGAGCCAGCCGGAGGCCACCAAGGAAGAACTGCGCCTGCAGCAG gtcATCCGTCAGCTGGAGAACAACATAGAAAAGACGACGATCAAGATCACCACAAGCCAAAATATCCACTTCCTGTACATGGACCTGCTGGACCACCTGAAAAAG AAGCTGGCAGGATACCCCACAGAGCTGGACAAGCTGCAGAATCTCGTGACCAACTACTGCTTGGAGCTGTCGGACATGACAGTCATGTCCCAGGATGCCATGATGATTACAGATGAGGTCAAG ATGAACATGAGGCAAGGGGAGGCCACCTTCATCGAGGAGCGCCGGGCACGAGAGAACCGGCTGAACCAGCAGAAGAAGCTGATCGACAAGATCCACACCAAGGAGACGAGCGAGAAGTACCGCCGG gGCCGGCGGGACTTGGACTTCCCCTCCAACCTGATGGGTCCAGAAACTCTGAAAG TGAGGAAGAGAGAGGCCTCCAAGGCTGACGTTGAATACCAAACGAATGTGACTGCTCTGGTGGAGAAGGTCAAGACTGCCGTGCAGTGCTCCCACCTCTGG GACATTGCTGGACGGTTCCTGGCTCAGAACGGCACGGAGGAGGACCTGGAGCTGCAGATGGAGGACTGTGAGGAGAGGCGGGCGCAGCTGGAAGCCTTGATGAAGAAGCTGGAGATAGAGGAGGCCACGCTCAAGTTCCGCCAGACGCCCAGCTCCGTCAG CTTTAAGTCTGTTGAGAAGAAAATGAACGATATgctgaaggaggaggaagagcgGCTGCAGCTGGCTCACAGCAAGATGACCAAGAGTCAGAAGCTGCTGCTGACCATCCAGACCGGCATCGACAACCTCTACATCCGCCTGATTGGCATTCCCTTACCCACAGGCCAG AAGGAAGCAGTGCCCTCGACCACCCTGGACATGTACAGCAAGCTGGCGTACTGCGAGGGCAGGCTGCTGTACCTGGCTGACCGAGTGCAGACGCTGGCCGAAACAGAGGAG GTCAGCACCAAGGTGAGGGATGTGTTGGAGTCCTCCACCCTGAGGGAGAAGCAGAACACCAGGATCAGCTTTGAGGAGACGGAGGAGGATGTCATAG AGACCTTCCAGTTCGCCGACGTGGACCACAGTTACGTGCCCTCGCGGGCCGAGATCAAGAGGCAAGGTCAGCGGCTGATCGAGGAGAAACTCAAAGTggccaagaagaaaaagaagtga
- the TMEM141 gene encoding transmembrane protein 141 — MVNLGLSRVDDAVASKHPGLGEYAACQSNAFVKGVSTFVTGTGATFGLQMLVQRKLPYPFQWKVLLAVVAGSVASYWVTRVESQKCSNLWLFLETGQLPKDMGTDRRS; from the exons ATGGTGAACTTGGGCCTGTCCCGGGTGGACGACGCCGTGGCCAGCAAGCACCCG GGACTAGGCGAGTACGCGGCTTGCCAGTCGAACGCTTTCGTGAAGGGCGTTTCCACCTTTGTCACAG GCACCGGTGCAACCTTCGGCCTGCAGATGCTGGTTCAAAGGAAGCTTCCATACCCCTTTCAGTGGAAGGTGCTGCTGGCTGTGG TCGCAGGCTCAGTGGCCAGCTACTGGGTGACCCGAGTGGAGTCGCAGAAATGCAGCAACCTCTGGCTCTTCCTGGAGACAGGGCAGCTCCCCAAAGACATGGGCACAG ATCGGCGCAGCTAG
- the LOC102282306 gene encoding epididymal-specific lipocalin-8, protein MVGFWWEAGVASRENLALKTPRRLEALFLTLSGEILTVTVAYNNSGSCQTEEIVSSEMNVLGKFVFPGRREIHVVDTDYEQYAILRVSLQWQNHEFYVFKYFTRSLGGECEPGFLKFRELTTDMGLYLVGRHGRCAMLLKELQETGL, encoded by the exons ATGGTAGGATTCTGGTGGGAAGCTGGTGTGGCCTCCAGAGAAAACTTGGCACTGAAGACCCCAAGGAGACTGGAGGCCTTGTTCCTGACCTTGAGTGGGGAGATTCTGACCGTGACAGTTGCCTACAACAA CTCAGGAAGTTGTCAGACTGAAGAAATAGTGAGCTCAGAAATGAATGTTTTGGGGAAATTTGTGTTTCCTG GCCGCCGGGAGATCCACGTGGTGGACACGGACTATGAGCAGTACGCCATCCTCCGCGTGTCCCTCCAGTGGCAGAACCATGAGTTTTACGTGTTCAAGTATTTCA CTCGGAGCCTGGGCGGCGAGTGTGAGCCCGGGTTCCTGAAGTTCCGGGAGCTGACCACGGACATGGGGCTGTATCTGGTGGGCCGGCACG GGAGGTGCGCCATGCTCCTGAAGGAG CTCCAAGAGACGGGACTGTGA
- the LOC138989947 gene encoding epididymal-specific lipocalin-5-like gives MEPHAALRPLAGGLGALGTVPPGAWGPACRAADWLAKQLGQHQALLGLLVVLAAGKEDLGLQNFSLTQVAASGMWYEIALASNLEHQSSSPQRKVGAVIVEQDGPHLSLTSVSDHMNLCMKEKNQAVKGDAPGKFKIPLESGKEVIVVATDYKTYAIMNIILNRGGKPSSVLKLYREA, from the exons ATGGAGCCCCATGCTGCCCTCCGGCCTCTCGCGGGTGGTCTGGGGGCTCTGGGCACTGTCCCTCCAGGGGCCTGGGGCCCAGCCTGCAGGGCAGCCGACTGGCTGGCCAAGCAGCTGGGGCAACATCAAG CCCTGCTGGGGCTGCTCGTGGTGCTGGCGGCCGGCAAGGAGGACTTGGGCCTCCAGAACTTCAGCTTGACCCAGGTGGCTGCGTCAG GTATGTGGTACGAGATTGCCTTGGCCTCCAACCTGGAGCACCAGAGCTCGTCCCCACAGCGGAAGGTGGGGGCCGTGATAGTGGAACAGGACGGGCCCCACCTCAGCCTGACCTCCGTGTCTGACCA CATGAACCTGTGCATGAAGGAGAAGAACCAGGCCGTGAAGGGGGACGCCCCCGGGAAGTTCAAGATCCCTTTAGAGTCTG GCAAAGAGGTCATCGTGGTGGCCACAGACTACAAGACCTACGCCATCATGAACATCATCCTGAACAGAGGCGGGAAGCCCAGCAGCGTGCTGAAGCTCTACA gagaagCCTAG